In Halostagnicola larsenii XH-48, the sequence GGAACCGTTAGCGCCTCGGAAACGGCGACGACCGATGCAACTCCGGGAGCCGACGGGACTGTCGTTCCCGAAGCGAAATCGGAACCGGAATCCAGCGCGGAGCTGCCCTCGTCCGAGAATCAGGAACGCGATACCTGGATCCGCTACAGGCTCCTGTTGACCGACGGGATCGAATACCAGTTCGACGCCCAACGTCGCCCGCTCGATTCGTATCGAATCAAACCGGGGTCGATAGAGCGCCGCGAGCGGGGCGAACAATGGCGCTCGGCGACGAGTCCGGTGACGTTCCTTCGGGAGGCCCGCGAGTACATTGGAATCGATCCGACCACCGCGGCCCATCTCGTTCGGGAGTACAACAACACGCTCGTGGCGGACGCTCACATCCGGGCGAGAAAAGAGGATCGAGACGATGCCACGCTACTGGATCTGTCGTACGCGGAACTCGAGGGAGAGATGGAGGGACATCCCTGGTTCACTTACAACAAGGGCCGCGTGGGATTCGGGTACGAGGCGTATCTCGAACACGCCCCCGAATCCAAGCAGCGGCGGCAACTCCGATGGATCGCCGCGCGCCGAGACCGCGCAACCTTTCAAGCCGTGGACGGACTCGAGCACGACGCGCTCGTAGAAGAAGAACTCGGAAGCACTGCAACCGAGTTCGCGGACGCATTACTCGATCGGGATCTAGATCCCGCCAACTACGTGTTCCTCCCGGTCCACGACTGGCAGTGGTCGGACAGCATCGTCCAACTGTTCGCGGCGGACATCGCGACCGACGCGATCGTGCCGCTCGGGCGGGGCCCTGACGAGTACCTGCCACAGCAGTCGATTCGAACGTTCTCGAACGTTTCGGCGCCCGAAAAACACCACGTCAAGCTACCGACTCGCGTGTTGAACACCAACGTGTACCGCGGCATCCTCGGCGAACAGGCCGAGGCCGCCCCGCGCGTGACGTCGTTCCTCAAATCGGTCCGCGACGGGGATACCTTCCTCCAGGACGAACTGCAACTCCTACTGCCCGGCGAGGTCGCGAGCGTCAACTACGAACACCCGACGTTTTCGCGGATGGAAGAGGCACCCTACCAGTTCCACGAACTGCTCGGATGCGTCTGGCGAGAGAGCGTCGTCTCGCTGGTCGACGACGACGAGCGACCGATCACGCTCGCCGCGCTCCTCCACGAGGACTTCGACGGGACGCCGGTCGTCTCGAAGCTAGCCGACCGCGCGGACATGAGCGTCGGAGCGTGGCTAGACGAACTGCTCGAGGTGTTGCTCGAGCCGCTTCTTCACTTCCTGTACAAGTACGGGACGGTGTTCATGCCCCACGGGACGAACGTCGTGTTGATCCTTCGCGACGGCGTTCCCACCCGCATCGCCATCACGGACTTCGTGGACGAAGTCGCGATCTCGGATCGTGATCTGCCGGAGCTATCGGAACGGCTTCCCGATGCGCTGCGCGACGACGACCGGTACGATCACCACATTCTCCACCAACTGCCGCCGGAGCCGCTGTGTCAACACATCGTCGGGACGCTTTTCGTGGGTGTCTTTCGCTACATCGCGGACCTACTGGCTCGTCATCGAGGCTACGACGAACGACAGTTCTGGACGCAGGTCCGGTCGGCCGTCGATACCTATCAGGCGCGGTTTCCGGACCTCGAGGAGCGATTCGACCTGTTCGATCTCTACAAGCCGCGGTTCACCAAGCACTGTCTGAACCGCAACCGTCTCGTCGACTACGGGTATAAGGACTTTAGCACGCGACCGAAAGTGCGCGGCCACGGGACCGTTTCGAACCCGCTCTACGAGGTGGCCGACGACTCTGCGACGGGAGCTGACTGATCTTCGTCGCAACGATTCTGTCGACCGTCGACGGTCCGTCGACTCGAGGCGCAGAACAACCGTTTATACGAAGTGAGACACAACTCGAGCGAGTGAACCGCCTCGAACACCTGTAGATCCTATTTTGGCAAGCCTAAAAATCGAAGCAGTTATGACCTTTTAGGGGTGCCTAAAATCTATGGCGAGAGAAAATACGAAAGACGTAGCACCGACCCGACGGGACTGCATGCGGTACGGTGGGACAATCGCTGCCGGTGGATTACTCGCTGGCTGTCTCAGCGGTGAAGATGGTCCGGGAACGGACTCGACTGAGAACGGTAACGGCTACACCGTCTCGATGGAACCGGTCGGTGAGGTTTCCTTCGGAGAGGTCCCGGAGCGGTGGGTAGCGTACGATGGC encodes:
- a CDS encoding IucA/IucC family protein — translated: MNAADALESALEPEIWRDVNRDLFRKVLAEFMYEEILTPARIGTVSASETATTDATPGADGTVVPEAKSEPESSAELPSSENQERDTWIRYRLLLTDGIEYQFDAQRRPLDSYRIKPGSIERRERGEQWRSATSPVTFLREAREYIGIDPTTAAHLVREYNNTLVADAHIRARKEDRDDATLLDLSYAELEGEMEGHPWFTYNKGRVGFGYEAYLEHAPESKQRRQLRWIAARRDRATFQAVDGLEHDALVEEELGSTATEFADALLDRDLDPANYVFLPVHDWQWSDSIVQLFAADIATDAIVPLGRGPDEYLPQQSIRTFSNVSAPEKHHVKLPTRVLNTNVYRGILGEQAEAAPRVTSFLKSVRDGDTFLQDELQLLLPGEVASVNYEHPTFSRMEEAPYQFHELLGCVWRESVVSLVDDDERPITLAALLHEDFDGTPVVSKLADRADMSVGAWLDELLEVLLEPLLHFLYKYGTVFMPHGTNVVLILRDGVPTRIAITDFVDEVAISDRDLPELSERLPDALRDDDRYDHHILHQLPPEPLCQHIVGTLFVGVFRYIADLLARHRGYDERQFWTQVRSAVDTYQARFPDLEERFDLFDLYKPRFTKHCLNRNRLVDYGYKDFSTRPKVRGHGTVSNPLYEVADDSATGAD